The sequence GTAGGTCACTATCTTCAAAATATCTCCCGGTAAATCGCACATGATCTCGTAAAGCGGTTCGAGGTCTTCCAGGGTGTTGCTGAAATTATGGTAGGAGAGAATGACCTGGGTCTTGCTTTTATTTTCAAGAACCGATTGCAATAATTCTTTCGGCGTCGAAGTTTCGATGTCGATATAATCCACGCCCGCCACAATCGCCTGGCGCAAAATTTCGACGCGCTCCTCTTCCGAGCCTTTAAACTGACCGCCTTCCAGCTTTGTGCGGTTGGTGACGATCAGGGGAAGCTTTGTTGCCTGCATGAGTGCTGGCAAATCGAATCGGGCGATCAAATCGAGACGCAGTTCAATAATATCCGCTATCTTTTCCGCGGCGGAAATATCTTCTAAAGCCTTCTGCATGGAAGGGCCGACGATGGGGATGCAAATCATAAGTTTGTTTTATCAAAAAGGGGTAATAGAAGTTGGGCCTGCAACTAATCAGGCCCCATTCTTGAGAGATTCCTTGGCGTTGTCAAGGGCTTTGGGTTTGCCCTCTTCAACCTCAGTTGGCTTTTGGGGACGGGTGCGGTTTGCGCGTCCTGATTCTCCTGCAACAGGCGCTCGGCGGTCGATGAAATAGAAACCCGGTCCACCTGACCTTGAGCGCTTTTGAACGGATACTTCTGGTTCAATTCGGCGATCCGGTTCTGGTTCTGGTAAACCTTGGAAATTTGAGTGCTGCGAACAATTGAAAAGTCCATAGTATTTTCTTTAAAAGGTTAAGCGTTTTTTGAAATTTTTGGTTTTATGCGTTGCGATATTTTGTATCCCTTCAGCAGGGCTTTCCTATCCTTGAGATCGAGGATCTTGTCCTGAACCAGAAATTTTCTGGCGAGCAATTCCGCCTGGCAGTCATTTTCCAGCGCGATGATTTGCTCCAAAACAGCCGCCACCTCTTCTCTCAGGCTCGCCGCTGCCTTCTCGATTTGGATCGATGTTTCCCCGTTCCATCCTGTAAGTAGTTCTTCAATCCGGGCTTCATTTTTCCGCGTGACTTGCAGGATGTTGTCCTTTTCTTCCATGATGGCCTGCAATCGGGTTTCGTCTTCCTGTTGAATGCGACCCACCTGCTCTTTCACAAGCAGCAACAGCTGGTCGTAGCATTTTTTCTCTTCCTGCAAAAATTCCAGAACGGCTTTTGCCGGTTGGTTTTGTTTCATATTCAAGCCACCGCAATCAGGGTTTGTGTCGTGCGTTTCAAGGTAGAACTCTCCTCGAATTGACGCAATTTCGCCGTTATAAAATTAGGAATTTTAGAACTCAGAGAGTTTGCCTGCCGATTGCTGGCACTATCTCCCGGCCCTGATTCCAGAATTCGGTTCAACTGTTTATCGAGTAGAGGGAGAATACCGTTTTCAGGATTGTTTAACAAGTCCAACACTTCTTCGGAGTTGATATTCAATGCCCGGTCAAGTTTTTCCCGGTCGACGACGAAGGTGTCATCCTGCAAAGTTTTAATACCGATCGAAGTCAGCCTTTGAATGAGGGTTCGTTCGGCACTCTGGATAGAAGGAGTCCCTCCGCTTTTAAGAGCGCTGATCACAGAGGACAGAGTCTGCTCCTGCACACGGTTTTTATCCGTATTTTGCACGTCGATGCCAATCAGCCCTGGATATTCTCTTTTGCCGCGCACGGCATCAATGTTGCCGTTCCGCTGGTTCAGTTGTCTGGTTTTTTCCTGAGGGGATTCCACAAGGTGCTCGCGGATTCTCTGAATTTGCTGGTCACTTTGAAAGGTTCGGGATTGCGCCAGAAGATCGTTCAGGGTGATGACGGCGGCATTGAACTGTCCAAATAAAGTTTGGATTTTAGAAACCACGTCCGAGGCGTCGATAAAAATACGGACCTCGGCTTGTCGTTCGGAAGTCTGCTTGACGGTCAGGGTGGTATCTTCAGCAACGTTTTGAAAGGTATTAGAAGCGCTGGTGACGGGTTGCCCATCCACCTCAATTTGTGCGCTTTCAGGGCTCTTGTTCAAATTAACCGGAGGGTTGCCGGAATCGTACTGGCGCTCCCTCAATACGGAGTTCCCTTTTCGGTCGCTTTCGAAAAACCCCAGCGCCAGAAGAACATCATCCTCATCACGCAAATCGATGCGTGTATCGCTCCCCGTAAGACTGGTAAACACCAGTCGATTTTCGCGAACGGAGGCAACCACTTTTGTTTCGGCGCTGCCGCCA comes from Nitrospinota bacterium and encodes:
- the fliD gene encoding flagellar filament capping protein FliD, which produces MQVTGSQNSAFLFFTPTPGSRSSPSFAEPQAKIALTETPRSNKRDILFDSVNKSSAGINSLEATGPFSRLRAADAVKILSQSSSSQRLPIADGLEQTSRFLELKRDRLNDLKSTLQNLQSRVSRLQGEDALNFRSGKSSKRGVVQVATGKNSPVTNFSVRADRLAQVDVLVSDAQTTGALGLSGSFFINGTKVTVESSDSVFDIRNKINFGEDQNHNGALDRAEDLNGNAVLETYSVAGSTFGPGVYVNEDTDGDGALDPTEDSNNNERLDGGSAETKVVASVRENRLVFTSLTGSDTRIDLRDEDDVLLALGFFESDRKGNSVLRERQYDSGNPPVNLNKSPESAQIEVDGQPVTSASNTFQNVAEDTTLTVKQTSERQAEVRIFIDASDVVSKIQTLFGQFNAAVITLNDLLAQSRTFQSDQQIQRIREHLVESPQEKTRQLNQRNGNIDAVRGKREYPGLIGIDVQNTDKNRVQEQTLSSVISALKSGGTPSIQSAERTLIQRLTSIGIKTLQDDTFVVDREKLDRALNINSEEVLDLLNNPENGILPLLDKQLNRILESGPGDSASNRQANSLSSKIPNFITAKLRQFEESSTLKRTTQTLIAVA